The genome window CCGTCCGCGCTTATAAACCGATCCGGGCCAAAGAAGCGACCATGTCCGAGAACGACCCGGCCGACCTGCTTCCGAACGACCGCGTGAAGCGGGCGGCCCTCGACGGCGAGGTGACGCAGCTCCACCGCGGGAACCGGTACGGCGACGAGGGCGACACCTTCGAGATCGAGGGCGTGACGTTCGAACTCACCGAGGTCAGCGAGCGCACGCTCGGGGACATGAGCGACGAGGACGCGAAACGCGAGGGGTCGCCGTCGCTAGAGGCGTACAAGGAGCGAATGGTCCGCGCGCACGGCGGGAACTTCGACTGGGACGACGATGCCGACGTGGTGCGACACCGCTTCGAGCGGGTCGACGAGTAGCGAACTGGGCGACGAGTAGCGAATGGAGGGAACGAGGCGACTCAGTCGTCGTCCGCGGCCGCGCCGTCCGCGCCGCCCGCGCCGTCGCCGTCCTCCGCAGCGGTTGCGGCGTCGTCCTCGATGCTCGGCGGGTACTTCCCGCGGTCGAGCTTCAGGTCCGACTGCGGCCGCGCCATACAGGTGAGCGCGAACTCCTCGGCCTCCTCGTCGGTGAGGCCGCGGGCCGCGGGCTGGGTCACCTCGCCCTCGACGATCTCCGCGGAACAAGCGAGACACATCCCGACGCGGCAGGAGTACTCCTGGGCGATCCCCTCGTCGAAGCAGGAGCTGAGGATCGTCTCCGTGTCGGCCACCTCGATCGTCTCGCCGGTGCCGACGAACTCGACGGTGTACTCGGTCATGGCGCCGAGTACCCGCCGACCGGTCAAAAAGGGTTCCCCTCGATCGCGTCGCCGTCGCGGGGACGGAAGCGAGTGTAGGAGGTGGTGAGTTATCCGGACAGAGGTAATTTTCCGATACCGGTTTTTTTTATAAACGGGACGAATATCCGAACGCATCGATGGTCCTCGCACCCTCCGTCGCGCAGCTACCGACGTATCGAATCTGGGGCGCCACCGTCGTCCAGGACGAACTGTTCATGCTGGCGGTGCTGCTCGTCTTGTGGGCGACGCTCGGCAGGTGGATTTATAAAGACGCGACGGCCCGGGACAACGACTGGGCGTGGCAGTGGGGGTTCGGCACCCCGCTGACGGTGATCGCGGGGCTGGACGTGATGCTGTTGGTCGTCGTGATCTATCTGCTGCTTCGGAATTCGGAGTAATTGTGATACGTCTTGTCTATAAATAACTAATCGCGGATCACCGGCAGACACCTCCAAAGCCCCAGCCGTGAGGCGGGCGTACGCTCGCTGCGCGCTTCACTCGGTCGCTCACTGCGTTCGCTTCCTCGTTCCAGTGCTTGCGTCGCCTACGCCCGCCTCACGGCTGCCCCTTTGAGTCCCACCCGACCGCACCGCCCCGCACCACACGCCTCCCCAGCCTCGTCGATGGTCCTCCTCTTCGCTCCGGACCATCGACTCCCTCGCGCGTGCTCCTCGCGGCCGCCGGAGGCGGCCGCTCGCAGGCACGCGCCACCGCGTCTCTCTCGATCGAATCATCGTGTTCGATCGATTCATAATGTCGCAATCGCATCTTTCACACTCACCCTCCCACCTATCGCAACGACTAATCCCCCGCCGGACGCTTCCCGAGGTATGACCGGCAAGGCCACCGCGCGAGCCCACCCGATCCAGGGGCTCGTCAAGTACCACGGGATGCGCGACGAGGAACTGCGGCTCCCGTACCACGACAGCATCAGCCTCTGTACCGCCCCGACCGCGACGACCACGACCGTCGAGTGGCAGCCCGACGCGAGCGAGGACGCGTACGTCATCGGCGGCGAGGAAGTGGACGGGCGCGCCGCGGAGCGCATCGACATGGTCGTCGACCACGTCCGCGAGCTGGCCGGCGTCGACGCCGCCGTGCGGCTGGAGAGCGAGAACTCCTTCCCGTCGAACATCGGCTTCGGCTCCTCCTCGTCGGGGTTCGCGGCCGCCGCGCTCGCTCTGGTAGAGGCCGCGGGGCTCGACATGTCGCTCCCGGAGGTCTCGACCGTCGCCCGCCGCGGCTCCTCTTCGGCGGCGCGCTCGGTCACCGGCGCCTACTCGCGGCTGGACGCCGGCCTCAACGACGAGGACTGCCGCTCCTACCGCCTCGACGTGGGCGTGAGCGAGGACGGGTTCGACCCCGAGGCGGACCTCCGGATCGTCGCCGCGCACGTTCCCGCTTATAAAGAGACGGAGGAGGCCCACCGCGAGGCCGCCGCGAGTCACATGATGCAGGCGCGGACCGCGCACGTCCAGGACCAGCTGGTGGAGATGACCGACGCGCTCCGCGACGGCGACTTCGACCGGATCTTCGAGACCGCGGAGCACGACTCCCTGTCCCTGACGGCCACGACGATGACGGGGCCCGCGGGGTGGGTGTACTGGCAGCCCGAGACGATCGCGGTGTTCAACGCGGTCCGCGAGCTCCGCGAGGAGGGCGTCCCCGTCTACTTCTCGACGGACACCGGCGCATCGGTGTACGTGAACACCCTCGCCGACCACGTCGACGAGGTCGAGCGTCGGATCGCCGAGATCGGCGTCGACACCGACGTCTGGGAGGTCGGCGGCCCGGCGCGGATCCTCGACGAGCGCGACGCGCTCTTTTAAATAGGCGAGCGGTGTGGCGCCGCGTCCGGCTCCGTCGCCGGCGGCATCGGCGACGGGTCCGATTCGGAGCTTCGACGAAATAAAAGAAACCGCGTTTCGGTCGTCTCAGTACGGCAGCACGCCGGTCACGGTGCCGAGAAGCGACACGCCGATCGCGAGCACCTGCGCGACGAAGAACGCCTTCGAGGAGGCCCACCCGAAGTACAGAAGCGTCGCCATCGGGACCAGCCCGATGACCGACGGCCAGAGCCCCATCGTGAACAGGATCGCGAGGAAGCCCGTCGTCACGAGGATGAGCACGTCCATCCCGAGCGAGACGAGGTTCCGTCGGCGGAGCTCCTCGGGGTCGAACATCCGCGCCAGCGACCCGCGCTGATCGCTTCGGTCGTCCGCGGTCGACGTCGACTCCATCGTCAGTCGTTAAGCGTCGCCTCGTGGGCGTCGTCGAGTGAGCTGGTGATCTCCTCGGTCGGCGTGTCGGGCGTGGCCCAGAGGCCCTTGAGCACCGACCAGAACTCCTGCTGGAACGGGTTCCCGAGGGCGTCGTCGAGGTCGGGCACGACCGTCACCTCGTCGGCGAGGTCCGGAAGGTTCGCCATGACCTCGATTTGGTAGGCGTCGTCCGGCACCTGAGTGTTGGAGGCGATGAACCCGCCGTCCTCGACCCACACCTGCTGGCCCTCGGCGGAGACGAACGAGCTCAGGGCGTCGCGGGCGGCGTCGACGTTGTCCGAGTACGTCGGCACGGTGAACCAGTTGACCGACGAGGAGATGCCGTCGACGCCCGGGAGCCGGAACACGCCGAGGTCCGACGGGTCCTCGACGGCGTCCTGCGCCGGCGTGAACGAGCCCATGAAGTACAGCGGGAGGCTGTTGTCCCAGAAGTACTCGTACTGGATGCCGAAGTTCCGCGTCTGGCTGAAGTACCCCTCGTCGTGGAGCATCTTGATCTCGTCGAACGCCGTCGCGACCCGATCGTCTGTGAAGGAGGCGTCGCCGTCGATGAGCCCCTGCTGGAGCGACGCGCCGTCCTCCTGCCGCATGAAGAAGCCCTCGGTGATGTCGCTGAGCGGCCAGCCGGTACCGTTCCCGGAGGCGATGGGGGCGTCGACGCCCTCGATCCCCGAAATGTCGTCGAGCAGCGTCATGAACTCGTCCCAGCTCTCCGGCTCGGAGAGGTCGTGCTCGTCGAAGAACGACTGCCGGTACCAGAAGCCGGGCTTGAGGTCCATCTTGAACGGCGCGGCGTACACCTCGCCGTCGACGGTGACCCGCGACGGGTCGACCGCGAAGTTGTCGGCGTCCCACGCGTCGCCGACCG of Halorubrum trapanicum contains these proteins:
- a CDS encoding ASCH domain-containing protein → MSENDPADLLPNDRVKRAALDGEVTQLHRGNRYGDEGDTFEIEGVTFELTEVSERTLGDMSDEDAKREGSPSLEAYKERMVRAHGGNFDWDDDADVVRHRFERVDE
- a CDS encoding ABC transporter substrate-binding protein, producing MLGSVALAGCSGNGGDGGDGGDGSDGSDGSDGGSNSLEITGVWSGGEQESFSKVMDFVEGDTGMSLEYFPRDTDSLLTGTLMDYESGVASADIVVMPSPARIISDAQNGHLAPVGDAWDADNFAVDPSRVTVDGEVYAAPFKMDLKPGFWYRQSFFDEHDLSEPESWDEFMTLLDDISGIEGVDAPIASGNGTGWPLSDITEGFFMRQEDGASLQQGLIDGDASFTDDRVATAFDEIKMLHDEGYFSQTRNFGIQYEYFWDNSLPLYFMGSFTPAQDAVEDPSDLGVFRLPGVDGISSSVNWFTVPTYSDNVDAARDALSSFVSAEGQQVWVEDGGFIASNTQVPDDAYQIEVMANLPDLADEVTVVPDLDDALGNPFQQEFWSVLKGLWATPDTPTEEITSSLDDAHEATLND
- a CDS encoding 2Fe-2S iron-sulfur cluster-binding protein, encoding MTEYTVEFVGTGETIEVADTETILSSCFDEGIAQEYSCRVGMCLACSAEIVEGEVTQPAARGLTDEEAEEFALTCMARPQSDLKLDRGKYPPSIEDDAATAAEDGDGAGGADGAAADDD
- the mvaD gene encoding phosphomevalonate decarboxylase MvaD, producing MTGKATARAHPIQGLVKYHGMRDEELRLPYHDSISLCTAPTATTTTVEWQPDASEDAYVIGGEEVDGRAAERIDMVVDHVRELAGVDAAVRLESENSFPSNIGFGSSSSGFAAAALALVEAAGLDMSLPEVSTVARRGSSSAARSVTGAYSRLDAGLNDEDCRSYRLDVGVSEDGFDPEADLRIVAAHVPAYKETEEAHREAAASHMMQARTAHVQDQLVEMTDALRDGDFDRIFETAEHDSLSLTATTMTGPAGWVYWQPETIAVFNAVRELREEGVPVYFSTDTGASVYVNTLADHVDEVERRIAEIGVDTDVWEVGGPARILDERDALF